The following are encoded together in the Pan troglodytes isolate AG18354 chromosome 6, NHGRI_mPanTro3-v2.0_pri, whole genome shotgun sequence genome:
- the AP4M1 gene encoding AP-4 complex subunit mu-1 isoform X3 — protein sequence MISQFFILSSKGDPLIYKDFRGDSGGRDVAELFYRKLTGLPGDESPVVMVTSGGRRHHHGRHFIHIRHSGLYLVVTTSENVSPFSLLELLSRLATLLGDYCGSLGEGTISRNVALVYELLDEVLDYGYVQTTSTEMLRNFIQTEAVVSKPFSLFDLSSVGLFGAETQQSKVAPSSAASRPVLSSRSDQSQKNEVFLDVVERLSVLIASNGSLLKVDVQGEIRLKSFLPSGSEMRIGLTEEFCVGKSELRGYGPGIRVDEVSFHSSVNLDEFESHRILRLQPPQGELTVMRYQLSDDLPSPLPFRLFPSVQWDRGSGRLQVYLKLRCDLPSKSQALNVRLHLPLPRGVVSLSQELSSPEQKAELAEGALRWDLPRVQGGSQLSGLFQVRFLRLAFRPCGNANPHKWVRHLSHSDAYVIRI from the exons ATGATTTCCCAATTCTTCATTCTGTCCTCCAAGGGGGACCCGCTCATCTACAAAGACT TCCGCGGGGACAGTGGCGGCCGGGATGTGGCCGAGCTCTTCTACCGGAAGCTGACGGGACTGCCAGGAGACGAGTCCCCGGTTGTCATGGTAACCAGTGGCGGGAGGCGG CATCACCATGGCCGTCATTTCATTCACATCAGACACAGCGGCCTCTATTTGGTGGTCACAACTTCAGAAAACGTTTCTCCATTCAGCCTCCTAGAACTGCTCTCCAG GTTGGCCACCCTTCTGGGCGATTACTGTGGCTCCCTGGGCGAGGGGACCATCTCCCGCAATGTGGCTCTGGTATACGAACTCCTGGATGAAGTGCTG GACTATGGCTATGTACAGACCACATCCACGGAGATGCTGAGGAATTTCATCCAGACGGAAGCTGTGGTCAGCAAGCCCTTCAGCCTCTTTGACCTCAGCAGCGTTGGCTTG TTTGGGGCTGAGACACAACAGAGCAAAGTGGCCCCCAGCAGtgcagccagccgccccgtcctgTCCAGTCGCTCTGACCAG agcCAAAAGAATGAAGTTTTTTTGGATGTGGTCGAGAGATTGTCTGTACTGATAGCATCTAAT GGATCCCTGCTGAAGGTGGATGTGCAGGGAGAGATTCGGCTCAAGAGCTTCCTTCCTAGCGGCTCTG AGATGCGCATTGGCTTGACGGAAGAGTTTTGTGTGGGGAAGTCAGAGCTGAGAG gtTATGGGCCAGGAATCCGGGTCGATGAAGTCTCGTTTCACAGCTCTGTGAATCTGGACGAATTTGAGTCTCATCGAATCCTCCGCTTGCAACCACCTCAGGGCGAG CTGACTGTGATGCGGTACCAACTCTCCGATGACCTCCCCTCACCGCTCCCCTTCCGGCTCTTCCCCTCTGTGCAGTGGGACCGAGGCTCAGGCCG GCTCCAGGTTTATCTAAAGTTGCGATGTGACCTGCCCTCAAAGAG CCAAGCCCTCAATGTCAGGCTGCACCTCCCCCTGCCTCGAGGGGTGGTCAG CCTGTCTCAGGAGCTGAGCAGCCCAGAGCAGAAGGCTGAGCTGGCAGAGGGAGCCCTTCGCTGGGACCTGCCTCGGGTGCAAGGAGGCTCTCAACTCTCAGGCCTTTTCCAG GTCCGATTCCTCAGGCTGGCCTTCAGGCCATGCGGCAATGCCAACCCCCACAAGTGGGTGCGACACCTAAGCCACAGCGATGCCTATGTCATTCGGATCTGA
- the AP4M1 gene encoding AP-4 complex subunit mu-1 isoform X4 has protein sequence MISQFFILSSKGDPLIYKDFRGDSGGRDVAELFYRKLTGLPGDESPVVMHHHGRHFIHIRHSGLYLVVTTSENVSPFSLLELLSRLATLLGDYCGSLGEGTISRNVALVYELLDEVLDYGYVQTTSTEMLRNFIQTEAVVSKPFSLFDLSSVGLFGAETQQSKVAPSSAASRPVLSSRSDQSQKNEVFLDVVERLSVLIASNGSLLKVDVQGEIRLKSFLPSGSEMRIGLTEEFCVGKSELRGYGPGIRVDEVSFHSSVNLDEFESHRILRLQPPQGELTVMRYQLSDDLPSPLPFRLFPSVQWDRGSGRLQVYLKLRCDLPSKSQALNVRLHLPLPRGVVSLSQELSSPEQKAELAEGALRWDLPRVQGGSQLSGLFQVRFLRLAFRPCGNANPHKWVRHLSHSDAYVIRI, from the exons ATGATTTCCCAATTCTTCATTCTGTCCTCCAAGGGGGACCCGCTCATCTACAAAGACT TCCGCGGGGACAGTGGCGGCCGGGATGTGGCCGAGCTCTTCTACCGGAAGCTGACGGGACTGCCAGGAGACGAGTCCCCGGTTGTCATG CATCACCATGGCCGTCATTTCATTCACATCAGACACAGCGGCCTCTATTTGGTGGTCACAACTTCAGAAAACGTTTCTCCATTCAGCCTCCTAGAACTGCTCTCCAG GTTGGCCACCCTTCTGGGCGATTACTGTGGCTCCCTGGGCGAGGGGACCATCTCCCGCAATGTGGCTCTGGTATACGAACTCCTGGATGAAGTGCTG GACTATGGCTATGTACAGACCACATCCACGGAGATGCTGAGGAATTTCATCCAGACGGAAGCTGTGGTCAGCAAGCCCTTCAGCCTCTTTGACCTCAGCAGCGTTGGCTTG TTTGGGGCTGAGACACAACAGAGCAAAGTGGCCCCCAGCAGtgcagccagccgccccgtcctgTCCAGTCGCTCTGACCAG agcCAAAAGAATGAAGTTTTTTTGGATGTGGTCGAGAGATTGTCTGTACTGATAGCATCTAAT GGATCCCTGCTGAAGGTGGATGTGCAGGGAGAGATTCGGCTCAAGAGCTTCCTTCCTAGCGGCTCTG AGATGCGCATTGGCTTGACGGAAGAGTTTTGTGTGGGGAAGTCAGAGCTGAGAG gtTATGGGCCAGGAATCCGGGTCGATGAAGTCTCGTTTCACAGCTCTGTGAATCTGGACGAATTTGAGTCTCATCGAATCCTCCGCTTGCAACCACCTCAGGGCGAG CTGACTGTGATGCGGTACCAACTCTCCGATGACCTCCCCTCACCGCTCCCCTTCCGGCTCTTCCCCTCTGTGCAGTGGGACCGAGGCTCAGGCCG GCTCCAGGTTTATCTAAAGTTGCGATGTGACCTGCCCTCAAAGAG CCAAGCCCTCAATGTCAGGCTGCACCTCCCCCTGCCTCGAGGGGTGGTCAG CCTGTCTCAGGAGCTGAGCAGCCCAGAGCAGAAGGCTGAGCTGGCAGAGGGAGCCCTTCGCTGGGACCTGCCTCGGGTGCAAGGAGGCTCTCAACTCTCAGGCCTTTTCCAG GTCCGATTCCTCAGGCTGGCCTTCAGGCCATGCGGCAATGCCAACCCCCACAAGTGGGTGCGACACCTAAGCCACAGCGATGCCTATGTCATTCGGATCTGA
- the AP4M1 gene encoding AP-4 complex subunit mu-1 isoform X5, giving the protein MISQFFILSSKGDPLIYKDFRGDSGGRDVAELFYRKLTGLPGDESPVVMDYGYVQTTSTEMLRNFIQTEAVVSKPFSLFDLSSVGLFGAETQQSKVAPSSAASRPVLSSRSDQSQKNEVFLDVVERLSVLIASNGSLLKVDVQGEIRLKSFLPSGSEMRIGLTEEFCVGKSELRGYGPGIRVDEVSFHSSVNLDEFESHRILRLQPPQGELTVMRYQLSDDLPSPLPFRLFPSVQWDRGSGRLQVYLKLRCDLPSKSQALNVRLHLPLPRGVVSLSQELSSPEQKAELAEGALRWDLPRVQGGSQLSGLFQMDVPGPPGPPSHGLSTSASPLGLGPASLSFELPRHTCSGLQVRFLRLAFRPCGNANPHKWVRHLSHSDAYVIRI; this is encoded by the exons ATGATTTCCCAATTCTTCATTCTGTCCTCCAAGGGGGACCCGCTCATCTACAAAGACT TCCGCGGGGACAGTGGCGGCCGGGATGTGGCCGAGCTCTTCTACCGGAAGCTGACGGGACTGCCAGGAGACGAGTCCCCGGTTGTCATG GACTATGGCTATGTACAGACCACATCCACGGAGATGCTGAGGAATTTCATCCAGACGGAAGCTGTGGTCAGCAAGCCCTTCAGCCTCTTTGACCTCAGCAGCGTTGGCTTG TTTGGGGCTGAGACACAACAGAGCAAAGTGGCCCCCAGCAGtgcagccagccgccccgtcctgTCCAGTCGCTCTGACCAG agcCAAAAGAATGAAGTTTTTTTGGATGTGGTCGAGAGATTGTCTGTACTGATAGCATCTAAT GGATCCCTGCTGAAGGTGGATGTGCAGGGAGAGATTCGGCTCAAGAGCTTCCTTCCTAGCGGCTCTG AGATGCGCATTGGCTTGACGGAAGAGTTTTGTGTGGGGAAGTCAGAGCTGAGAG gtTATGGGCCAGGAATCCGGGTCGATGAAGTCTCGTTTCACAGCTCTGTGAATCTGGACGAATTTGAGTCTCATCGAATCCTCCGCTTGCAACCACCTCAGGGCGAG CTGACTGTGATGCGGTACCAACTCTCCGATGACCTCCCCTCACCGCTCCCCTTCCGGCTCTTCCCCTCTGTGCAGTGGGACCGAGGCTCAGGCCG GCTCCAGGTTTATCTAAAGTTGCGATGTGACCTGCCCTCAAAGAG CCAAGCCCTCAATGTCAGGCTGCACCTCCCCCTGCCTCGAGGGGTGGTCAG CCTGTCTCAGGAGCTGAGCAGCCCAGAGCAGAAGGCTGAGCTGGCAGAGGGAGCCCTTCGCTGGGACCTGCCTCGGGTGCAAGGAGGCTCTCAACTCTCAGGCCTTTTCCAG ATGGACGTCCCAGGGCCCCCAGGACCTCCCAGCCATGGGCTCTCCACCTCGGCCTCTCCTCTGGGGCTGGGCCCTGCCAGTCTCTCCTTCGAGCTTCCCCGGCACACGTGCTCTGGCCTCCAGGTCCGATTCCTCAGGCTGGCCTTCAGGCCATGCGGCAATGCCAACCCCCACAAGTGGGTGCGACACCTAAGCCACAGCGATGCCTATGTCATTCGGATCTGA
- the AP4M1 gene encoding AP-4 complex subunit mu-1 isoform X1, which translates to MISQFFILSSKGDPLIYKDFRGDSGGRDVAELFYRKLTGLPGDESPVVMVTSGGRRHHHGRHFIHIRHSGLYLVVTTSENVSPFSLLELLSRLATLLGDYCGSLGEGTISRNVALVYELLDEVLDYGYVQTTSTEMLRNFIQTEAVVSKPFSLFDLSSVGLFGAETQQSKVAPSSAASRPVLSSRSDQSQKNEVFLDVVERLSVLIASNGSLLKVDVQGEIRLKSFLPSGSEMRIGLTEEFCVGKSELRGYGPGIRVDEVSFHSSVNLDEFESHRILRLQPPQGELTVMRYQLSDDLPSPLPFRLFPSVQWDRGSGRLQVYLKLRCDLPSKSQALNVRLHLPLPRGVVSLSQELSSPEQKAELAEGALRWDLPRVQGGSQLSGLFQMDVPGPPGPPSHGLSTSASPLGLGPASLSFELPRHTCSGLQVRFLRLAFRPCGNANPHKWVRHLSHSDAYVIRI; encoded by the exons ATGATTTCCCAATTCTTCATTCTGTCCTCCAAGGGGGACCCGCTCATCTACAAAGACT TCCGCGGGGACAGTGGCGGCCGGGATGTGGCCGAGCTCTTCTACCGGAAGCTGACGGGACTGCCAGGAGACGAGTCCCCGGTTGTCATGGTAACCAGTGGCGGGAGGCGG CATCACCATGGCCGTCATTTCATTCACATCAGACACAGCGGCCTCTATTTGGTGGTCACAACTTCAGAAAACGTTTCTCCATTCAGCCTCCTAGAACTGCTCTCCAG GTTGGCCACCCTTCTGGGCGATTACTGTGGCTCCCTGGGCGAGGGGACCATCTCCCGCAATGTGGCTCTGGTATACGAACTCCTGGATGAAGTGCTG GACTATGGCTATGTACAGACCACATCCACGGAGATGCTGAGGAATTTCATCCAGACGGAAGCTGTGGTCAGCAAGCCCTTCAGCCTCTTTGACCTCAGCAGCGTTGGCTTG TTTGGGGCTGAGACACAACAGAGCAAAGTGGCCCCCAGCAGtgcagccagccgccccgtcctgTCCAGTCGCTCTGACCAG agcCAAAAGAATGAAGTTTTTTTGGATGTGGTCGAGAGATTGTCTGTACTGATAGCATCTAAT GGATCCCTGCTGAAGGTGGATGTGCAGGGAGAGATTCGGCTCAAGAGCTTCCTTCCTAGCGGCTCTG AGATGCGCATTGGCTTGACGGAAGAGTTTTGTGTGGGGAAGTCAGAGCTGAGAG gtTATGGGCCAGGAATCCGGGTCGATGAAGTCTCGTTTCACAGCTCTGTGAATCTGGACGAATTTGAGTCTCATCGAATCCTCCGCTTGCAACCACCTCAGGGCGAG CTGACTGTGATGCGGTACCAACTCTCCGATGACCTCCCCTCACCGCTCCCCTTCCGGCTCTTCCCCTCTGTGCAGTGGGACCGAGGCTCAGGCCG GCTCCAGGTTTATCTAAAGTTGCGATGTGACCTGCCCTCAAAGAG CCAAGCCCTCAATGTCAGGCTGCACCTCCCCCTGCCTCGAGGGGTGGTCAG CCTGTCTCAGGAGCTGAGCAGCCCAGAGCAGAAGGCTGAGCTGGCAGAGGGAGCCCTTCGCTGGGACCTGCCTCGGGTGCAAGGAGGCTCTCAACTCTCAGGCCTTTTCCAG ATGGACGTCCCAGGGCCCCCAGGACCTCCCAGCCATGGGCTCTCCACCTCGGCCTCTCCTCTGGGGCTGGGCCCTGCCAGTCTCTCCTTCGAGCTTCCCCGGCACACGTGCTCTGGCCTCCAGGTCCGATTCCTCAGGCTGGCCTTCAGGCCATGCGGCAATGCCAACCCCCACAAGTGGGTGCGACACCTAAGCCACAGCGATGCCTATGTCATTCGGATCTGA
- the AP4M1 gene encoding AP-4 complex subunit mu-1 isoform X2, with protein MISQFFILSSKGDPLIYKDFRGDSGGRDVAELFYRKLTGLPGDESPVVMHHHGRHFIHIRHSGLYLVVTTSENVSPFSLLELLSRLATLLGDYCGSLGEGTISRNVALVYELLDEVLDYGYVQTTSTEMLRNFIQTEAVVSKPFSLFDLSSVGLFGAETQQSKVAPSSAASRPVLSSRSDQSQKNEVFLDVVERLSVLIASNGSLLKVDVQGEIRLKSFLPSGSEMRIGLTEEFCVGKSELRGYGPGIRVDEVSFHSSVNLDEFESHRILRLQPPQGELTVMRYQLSDDLPSPLPFRLFPSVQWDRGSGRLQVYLKLRCDLPSKSQALNVRLHLPLPRGVVSLSQELSSPEQKAELAEGALRWDLPRVQGGSQLSGLFQMDVPGPPGPPSHGLSTSASPLGLGPASLSFELPRHTCSGLQVRFLRLAFRPCGNANPHKWVRHLSHSDAYVIRI; from the exons ATGATTTCCCAATTCTTCATTCTGTCCTCCAAGGGGGACCCGCTCATCTACAAAGACT TCCGCGGGGACAGTGGCGGCCGGGATGTGGCCGAGCTCTTCTACCGGAAGCTGACGGGACTGCCAGGAGACGAGTCCCCGGTTGTCATG CATCACCATGGCCGTCATTTCATTCACATCAGACACAGCGGCCTCTATTTGGTGGTCACAACTTCAGAAAACGTTTCTCCATTCAGCCTCCTAGAACTGCTCTCCAG GTTGGCCACCCTTCTGGGCGATTACTGTGGCTCCCTGGGCGAGGGGACCATCTCCCGCAATGTGGCTCTGGTATACGAACTCCTGGATGAAGTGCTG GACTATGGCTATGTACAGACCACATCCACGGAGATGCTGAGGAATTTCATCCAGACGGAAGCTGTGGTCAGCAAGCCCTTCAGCCTCTTTGACCTCAGCAGCGTTGGCTTG TTTGGGGCTGAGACACAACAGAGCAAAGTGGCCCCCAGCAGtgcagccagccgccccgtcctgTCCAGTCGCTCTGACCAG agcCAAAAGAATGAAGTTTTTTTGGATGTGGTCGAGAGATTGTCTGTACTGATAGCATCTAAT GGATCCCTGCTGAAGGTGGATGTGCAGGGAGAGATTCGGCTCAAGAGCTTCCTTCCTAGCGGCTCTG AGATGCGCATTGGCTTGACGGAAGAGTTTTGTGTGGGGAAGTCAGAGCTGAGAG gtTATGGGCCAGGAATCCGGGTCGATGAAGTCTCGTTTCACAGCTCTGTGAATCTGGACGAATTTGAGTCTCATCGAATCCTCCGCTTGCAACCACCTCAGGGCGAG CTGACTGTGATGCGGTACCAACTCTCCGATGACCTCCCCTCACCGCTCCCCTTCCGGCTCTTCCCCTCTGTGCAGTGGGACCGAGGCTCAGGCCG GCTCCAGGTTTATCTAAAGTTGCGATGTGACCTGCCCTCAAAGAG CCAAGCCCTCAATGTCAGGCTGCACCTCCCCCTGCCTCGAGGGGTGGTCAG CCTGTCTCAGGAGCTGAGCAGCCCAGAGCAGAAGGCTGAGCTGGCAGAGGGAGCCCTTCGCTGGGACCTGCCTCGGGTGCAAGGAGGCTCTCAACTCTCAGGCCTTTTCCAG ATGGACGTCCCAGGGCCCCCAGGACCTCCCAGCCATGGGCTCTCCACCTCGGCCTCTCCTCTGGGGCTGGGCCCTGCCAGTCTCTCCTTCGAGCTTCCCCGGCACACGTGCTCTGGCCTCCAGGTCCGATTCCTCAGGCTGGCCTTCAGGCCATGCGGCAATGCCAACCCCCACAAGTGGGTGCGACACCTAAGCCACAGCGATGCCTATGTCATTCGGATCTGA